One genomic window of Arachis hypogaea cultivar Tifrunner chromosome 8, arahy.Tifrunner.gnm2.J5K5, whole genome shotgun sequence includes the following:
- the LOC112706523 gene encoding probable serine/threonine protein kinase IREH1, protein MRVAEAGETVLVGLPPFNAEHPQTIFDNILNRKIPWPAVPEEMSPEAQDLIDRLLTEDPNQRLGARGASEVKEHVFFKDINWDTLTR, encoded by the exons ATGAGAGTGGCGGAGGCCGGAGAGACGGTGCTTGTTGGTCTTCCACCTTTTAATGCAGAGCATCCTCAG ACTATATTTGATAATATTCTTAATCGTAAGATACCTTGGCCTGCAGTTCCTGAAGAAATGAGTCCTGAAGCTCAAGATCTTATTGATCG ATTATTGACTGAAGATCCtaaccaaagacttggagctagAGGTGCATCAGAG GTGAAAGAACATGTTTTCTTTAAGGATATAAATTGGGACACACTTACTAGATAG